Proteins encoded by one window of Pseudomonas sp. LS44:
- the bfr gene encoding bacterioferritin → MKGHPEVIDYLNTLLTGELAARDQYFIHSRMYEDWGLSKIYARLNHEMEEEAQHADALMRRILMLEGTPRMRADDLDVGQTVPQMLESDLRLEYKVRAALCKGIELCEQHKDFVSRDILKLQLADTEEDHAYWLEQQLGLIKSIGLENYLQSQF, encoded by the coding sequence GTGAAGGGGCATCCGGAAGTTATCGACTATCTCAACACGCTATTGACCGGCGAGCTGGCGGCACGTGATCAGTACTTCATTCACTCGCGGATGTACGAGGATTGGGGTTTGAGCAAAATCTACGCGCGCCTCAATCATGAAATGGAAGAGGAAGCCCAGCATGCGGATGCGCTGATGCGGCGGATTCTCATGCTTGAAGGTACGCCACGTATGCGTGCCGATGATCTGGATGTCGGTCAGACGGTGCCGCAAATGTTGGAGAGCGATTTACGTCTCGAATACAAGGTGCGTGCCGCCCTGTGCAAGGGCATTGAGTTGTGCGAGCAGCACAAAGATTTCGTCAGTCGCGACATCCTCAAGCTGCAGCTGGCGGATACCGAAGAAGATCATGCCTATTGGCTGGAGCAGCAATTGGGCCTGATCAAGTCGATTGGCTTGGAGAATTATCTACAGTCGCAATTCTGA
- the rplQ gene encoding 50S ribosomal protein L17: protein MRHRKSGRHLSRTSAHRKAMFQNMAVSLFEHELIKTTLPKAKELRRVAEPLITLAKEDSVANRRLAFDRTRSKAIVGKLFNDLGKRYATRQGGYLRILKCGFRAGDNAPMAYVELVDRPVGGSVEAAE, encoded by the coding sequence ATGCGTCATCGTAAAAGTGGTCGTCATCTCAGCCGCACCAGCGCACACCGTAAGGCCATGTTCCAAAACATGGCGGTTTCGCTGTTCGAGCATGAGCTGATCAAAACTACTCTGCCGAAAGCCAAAGAGCTGCGTCGCGTTGCCGAGCCGCTGATCACTTTGGCCAAGGAAGACAGTGTTGCTAACCGCCGTCTGGCCTTCGACCGTACTCGTTCGAAAGCCATCGTGGGTAAGCTGTTCAACGATCTGGGCAAGCGCTATGCAACCCGCCAGGGTGGCTATCTGCGTATTCTCAAGTGCGGTTTTCGCGCTGGCGACAATGCTCCGATGGCTTATGTTGAGCTGGTCGACCGTCCGGTCGGCGGCTCGGTAGAAGCAGCTGAGTAA
- a CDS encoding DNA-directed RNA polymerase subunit alpha, protein MQISVNEFLTPRHIDVQAVSSTRAKITLEPLERGFGHTLGNALRRILLSSMPGCAVVEAEIDGVLHEYSAIEGVQEDVIEILLNLKGLAIKLHGRDEVTLNLSKKGSGVVTAADIQLDHDVEIVNGDHVIANLADNGALNMKLTVRRGRGYEPADSRQSDEDESRSIGRLQLDSSFSPVRRVAYVVENARVEQRTNLDKLVIDLETNGTLDPEEAIRRAATILQQQLAAFVDLKGDSEPVVVEQEDEIDPILLRPVDDLELTVRSANCLKAENIYYIGDLIQRTEVELLKTPNLGKKSLTEIKDVLASRGLSLGMRLDNWPPASLKKDDKATA, encoded by the coding sequence ATGCAGATTTCGGTAAATGAGTTCCTGACCCCCCGCCATATCGATGTGCAGGCGGTCAGTTCGACCCGCGCCAAAATTACTCTCGAGCCTCTCGAGCGTGGTTTCGGCCATACCCTGGGCAATGCGCTGCGTCGCATCCTGTTGTCCTCCATGCCTGGCTGTGCAGTAGTCGAGGCCGAGATTGACGGTGTGCTCCATGAGTACAGCGCGATCGAAGGTGTGCAGGAAGATGTCATTGAAATCCTGCTGAACCTGAAAGGTCTTGCCATCAAGCTGCACGGTCGTGACGAGGTCACCCTGAACCTGTCCAAAAAGGGCTCGGGTGTGGTCACAGCGGCCGATATTCAGCTGGATCATGATGTCGAGATCGTCAACGGTGATCACGTGATCGCCAACTTGGCGGACAACGGCGCTCTGAACATGAAGCTCACCGTACGTCGTGGCCGTGGCTACGAACCGGCTGACTCCCGTCAGAGCGATGAAGACGAAAGCCGAAGCATCGGCCGTCTGCAACTGGACTCCTCGTTCAGCCCGGTCCGTCGTGTGGCTTATGTGGTAGAGAACGCCCGCGTCGAGCAGCGTACCAACTTGGACAAACTGGTCATTGACCTGGAAACCAACGGTACTCTGGATCCGGAAGAGGCTATTCGTCGTGCTGCGACCATTCTGCAACAGCAGTTGGCCGCGTTCGTCGACCTCAAAGGCGACAGCGAACCAGTCGTGGTTGAGCAGGAAGACGAGATCGATCCGATCCTGCTGCGCCCGGTTGACGATCTTGAATTGACCGTTCGTTCGGCCAACTGCCTCAAGGCGGAGAACATTTACTACATCGGTGACCTGATTCAGCGTACCGAAGTGGAACTGTTGAAAACTCCGAACCTTGGCAAGAAGTCGCTCACCGAGATCAAAGACGTACTGGCCTCCCGCGGCCTGTCTCTCGGTATGCGTCTCGACAACTGGCCGCCGGCAAGTCTTAAGAAAGATGATAAGGCTACGGCCTAA
- the rpsD gene encoding 30S ribosomal protein S4: MARYIGPKCKLSRREGTDLFLKSGVRALESKCNIEAAPGIHGQRRGRQSDYGTQLREKQKVRRIYGVLERQFSGYYKEAAKRKGATGENLLQLLECRLDNVIYRMGFGATRAESRQLVSHKAITVNGSTVNVPSYQVKAGDVVAVREKAKNQLRIAQALELCSQRGRVEWVDVDFEKKTGVFKNVPARSDLSADINESLIVELYSK, encoded by the coding sequence ATGGCTCGTTACATTGGTCCCAAGTGCAAACTGTCTCGTCGTGAAGGCACCGATCTCTTCCTGAAGAGTGGTGTGCGCGCGCTCGAATCTAAGTGCAACATCGAAGCAGCTCCTGGCATTCATGGTCAGCGTCGTGGTCGTCAATCCGACTACGGTACCCAGCTGCGCGAGAAGCAAAAAGTCCGTCGCATCTACGGTGTTCTCGAACGCCAGTTCAGCGGTTACTACAAGGAAGCAGCCAAGCGTAAAGGCGCTACCGGCGAGAACCTGCTGCAGCTGCTCGAGTGCCGTCTGGATAACGTAATTTATCGCATGGGCTTTGGCGCTACTCGTGCCGAATCTCGCCAGCTGGTATCGCACAAAGCGATCACAGTAAACGGTTCGACCGTAAACGTGCCGTCCTACCAGGTTAAAGCTGGGGATGTGGTTGCCGTTCGCGAGAAGGCGAAGAACCAACTGCGTATCGCGCAGGCTCTCGAGCTGTGCTCTCAGCGCGGCCGCGTTGAGTGGGTGGACGTTGACTTCGAGAAAAAAACCGGTGTGTTTAAGAACGTCCCGGCTCGCAGCGATCTGTCCGCCGACATCAACGAAAGCCTGATTGTCGAGCTCTACTCCAAGTAA